A genome region from Archaeoglobus fulgidus DSM 4304 includes the following:
- the gatD gene encoding Glu-tRNA(Gln) amidotransferase subunit GatD, producing the protein MSERLEGKRVRIKAKGKIFEGIVMPSFTGNFVLKLDNGYNVGFKEYELLEVLEVEPFEPHLPELVKREGLPDVKIISTGGTIASKVDYRTGAVTSQFTAEEIASEVPELTEICNVDAELLYNILSENMKPENWIELARHVYKALKDHEGVIITHGTDTMHFSAAALSFMLSTPKPVVFVGAQRSSDRPSSDAAMNLLCAAKAATEDIGEVVVCMHGSTSDDYCLVHRGVKVRKNHTSRRDAFQSVNAKPIGRIDYPSLSVEWLSWRYRRGERELKLTDRLERKVVLIKFFPGLSSDILEYYHSKGYRGFVIEGTGLGHVSTDWIDTLRRVCEDSVVVMTSQCLWGRVCDRVYDTGRDILRAGVIEGEDMLPEVALIKLMWLLGNYSIEEAKEMVKKSVAGEIEPTTQY; encoded by the coding sequence ATGTCTGAAAGGCTTGAAGGCAAGAGAGTCAGAATAAAGGCAAAGGGAAAGATTTTTGAAGGCATAGTGATGCCCTCCTTTACCGGAAACTTTGTCCTGAAGCTTGATAATGGCTACAATGTTGGATTTAAGGAGTACGAGCTTCTCGAAGTCCTTGAGGTTGAACCCTTCGAACCCCATCTTCCTGAACTGGTTAAGAGGGAGGGATTGCCGGATGTCAAGATTATCTCAACGGGAGGCACTATAGCCAGCAAGGTTGATTACAGAACCGGAGCGGTAACAAGCCAGTTCACAGCGGAGGAAATAGCCTCGGAAGTGCCTGAGCTAACCGAAATCTGCAATGTTGATGCCGAGCTGCTTTACAACATTCTGAGCGAGAATATGAAGCCAGAGAATTGGATTGAGCTTGCAAGGCACGTCTACAAAGCTTTAAAAGACCATGAGGGAGTAATAATCACCCACGGCACCGATACAATGCACTTCTCCGCTGCTGCGCTTTCATTTATGCTCTCAACACCAAAGCCCGTGGTTTTTGTTGGTGCCCAGAGAAGCTCCGACAGGCCCAGCAGCGATGCTGCGATGAACTTGCTGTGTGCTGCGAAGGCAGCAACAGAGGACATTGGCGAGGTGGTGGTTTGCATGCACGGCTCGACAAGTGATGATTACTGCTTAGTCCACCGCGGTGTGAAAGTAAGGAAGAACCACACCTCCAGAAGGGATGCCTTTCAGTCTGTAAACGCAAAGCCCATAGGCAGAATCGACTACCCCTCGCTCAGCGTTGAGTGGCTTTCTTGGCGTTACCGCAGGGGTGAGAGGGAGTTGAAGCTTACGGACAGGCTTGAGAGGAAAGTAGTCCTCATCAAGTTCTTCCCCGGGCTGAGCAGCGACATCCTCGAATACTACCACTCCAAGGGTTACAGGGGATTTGTTATCGAGGGGACTGGATTGGGCCACGTTTCTACTGATTGGATTGACACGCTAAGAAGAGTTTGCGAGGACTCCGTTGTTGTGATGACCTCCCAGTGCCTCTGGGGGAGGGTCTGCGATAGAGTTTACGACACCGGAAGGGACATTCTGAGGGCAGGAGTAATAGAGGGAGAGGACATGCTTCCAGAAGTCGCCCTAATAAAGCTCATGTGGCTGCTTGGAAACTACAGCATAGAAGAGGCGAAAGAAATGGTGAAGAAGAGTGTCGCCGGCGAAATAGAGCCGACGACACAGTATTAG
- a CDS encoding ABC transporter permease produces the protein MRDIVTPVISVAASLVLVGILLAAIGINPLEAYAVMFTRSFTSKFGLAELCVKTTPLILTGLAVAIPLRAGLWNIGAEGQLYMGAFAASVVALYSNLPGYAMLPAMFAVGALFGMGWAAIPAVLKAKFDLNEIISTLLLNYVAIYWVEYMVYGPMRGKEVYNFPYTDLFPDAATLPRFFGTRFHLGFFIAVVIALVIYYIIRKTDFGFSLKVVGANPRAAEYAGISRQKMVIYSMLLGGMLAGIAGMIEVSGIQLRLRPSISTGYGYAGIPVALLASGNPLLVMLSAALFGFLYVGGSALQTTYSVPVAIVYVFQSLIVLFIIGGQSLRRRD, from the coding sequence ATGAGGGACATAGTAACTCCAGTCATTTCCGTAGCCGCATCCCTCGTCCTGGTGGGGATTTTACTCGCCGCCATAGGGATAAATCCCCTCGAAGCGTACGCTGTGATGTTCACAAGGTCCTTCACATCCAAATTCGGTCTCGCGGAGCTGTGCGTGAAAACAACACCTCTGATACTCACCGGCTTGGCGGTGGCAATTCCACTAAGAGCGGGGCTATGGAACATCGGCGCGGAAGGGCAGCTTTACATGGGTGCCTTCGCCGCAAGCGTTGTGGCCCTTTACTCCAACCTTCCGGGATACGCGATGCTCCCGGCAATGTTTGCTGTGGGAGCTTTGTTCGGGATGGGCTGGGCGGCAATTCCGGCTGTTTTGAAGGCAAAATTCGACCTCAACGAGATAATTTCCACACTCCTTCTTAACTACGTCGCCATATACTGGGTGGAGTACATGGTTTACGGCCCTATGAGGGGCAAGGAGGTTTACAACTTCCCGTACACAGACCTTTTTCCCGATGCCGCAACACTTCCAAGGTTCTTCGGAACTCGCTTCCACCTTGGGTTCTTCATTGCTGTCGTCATTGCCTTGGTAATTTACTACATCATCAGGAAGACGGATTTTGGCTTCTCCCTCAAGGTTGTCGGAGCGAATCCGAGGGCTGCTGAATACGCGGGGATAAGCAGGCAGAAAATGGTAATATACTCCATGCTTCTCGGCGGAATGCTCGCAGGAATAGCGGGGATGATTGAGGTGAGCGGTATTCAGCTAAGACTGAGGCCCTCAATCTCCACCGGATACGGGTACGCGGGAATTCCCGTTGCTCTTCTCGCTTCCGGAAATCCGCTGCTCGTCATGCTCTCCGCAGCGCTGTTTGGCTTTCTGTACGTTGGTGGCTCAGCGCTCCAGACCACCTACTCTGTGCCAGTTGCTATAGTCTACGTATTTCAGTCATTGATAGTTCTGTTCATAATAGGCGGGCAATCGCTAAGGAGGAGGGATTAA
- a CDS encoding adenosylhomocysteinase has translation MISVDWYHRRMKLVRKFARDIEVDELAICIPLEYKSACLIYELSRYTNVYAAKLDDFSTKPEVVSWLKEKGVEVKMKRDVVNAEYFLDCAAVLSRVAVKSGKERLKVVELTKTGEEYLRKMDVRMKAISLDSSTLKGTGENTHGTAFGLLDALLRLNVFLPGKKALILGFGRVGRGCARLLKSVGCDVAVWDNDETRQIEALYEGFRVEKDFTAEVVVTCTGVKGVLGKEELEEISDGSIILNMGAEMEIEPAGELIKDYGLVKEYEIAGKRYFLVADGYAANLALGSGTPIEVMDRTFSAAILALNHLSRSDFDGIIPLPHHIESTILEAIMMYK, from the coding sequence GTGATATCTGTTGATTGGTATCACAGAAGAATGAAGCTCGTCAGGAAATTTGCCAGGGACATTGAGGTGGATGAGCTGGCTATCTGCATTCCTCTCGAATACAAGTCCGCTTGTCTAATTTACGAGCTTTCCAGGTACACCAACGTCTATGCTGCAAAGCTCGACGATTTTTCAACGAAACCTGAGGTTGTTAGTTGGTTGAAGGAGAAGGGTGTTGAGGTGAAGATGAAAAGGGACGTTGTTAATGCTGAGTACTTCCTTGATTGTGCAGCGGTGCTTTCGAGAGTGGCGGTAAAAAGCGGGAAGGAAAGGCTTAAGGTTGTGGAGCTCACGAAAACCGGCGAGGAGTACCTGCGAAAGATGGATGTTAGGATGAAAGCAATATCGCTTGACTCCTCGACGTTAAAGGGCACTGGAGAGAACACACATGGGACGGCTTTTGGTTTGCTCGATGCGTTGCTAAGGCTGAACGTGTTTTTGCCGGGAAAAAAGGCCCTTATTCTGGGTTTTGGCAGAGTTGGGAGAGGTTGTGCGAGACTCCTGAAGTCTGTAGGCTGTGATGTAGCCGTTTGGGACAATGACGAAACGAGGCAGATTGAAGCTCTTTATGAGGGATTCAGAGTCGAGAAAGATTTTACCGCGGAAGTGGTGGTAACGTGCACCGGAGTTAAAGGTGTTCTCGGTAAAGAGGAGCTTGAAGAAATCTCTGATGGGAGCATTATTCTGAACATGGGTGCTGAGATGGAAATTGAGCCTGCAGGTGAGCTTATCAAAGACTACGGCCTGGTTAAGGAGTACGAGATAGCCGGGAAAAGGTATTTCTTGGTCGCTGACGGTTATGCGGCAAACCTCGCCCTCGGTAGCGGAACACCGATTGAGGTGATGGACAGGACCTTTTCCGCGGCAATCCTTGCTTTAAACCATTTGAGCAGGAGCGATTTTGACGGAATTATCCCCCTTCCCCACCACATAGAATCGACAATTTTGGAAGCCATAATGATGTACAAATAG
- a CDS encoding ABC transporter permease encodes MVDPSFLASLLASSIRAGTPLLYATLGEILTERSGILNLGLEGIMITGAFTGFAVSLATGSPWLGVLCGGLAGMALAFVHAFFSITLRANQSITGLMLVLLGLGITGFLGRNYIGEVAFYIDPVKIPVLSDIPYIGEILFSHDPLAYLAIILAAIMWFILFRTRYGLEIIAAGEKPEAADSMGVNVDRVRYLSTLLGGFLVGIGGAYLSLAYAKLWTEGMTAGRGWICLALVIFSGWMPQRAVFGAYLFGGLDVLSFKLQATGIEVSYHLMKMVPYVVTIVVLLFSVVRKRAAFGAPAALGIPYVRGRKE; translated from the coding sequence ATGGTGGACCCAAGCTTCTTGGCCTCGCTGCTGGCTTCCTCGATTAGGGCCGGTACACCACTGCTTTACGCAACGCTGGGTGAGATTCTTACCGAGAGAAGCGGAATTCTTAACCTCGGACTTGAGGGGATAATGATTACCGGAGCCTTTACCGGATTTGCCGTAAGCCTCGCGACCGGCAGCCCATGGCTCGGAGTTCTCTGCGGTGGGCTTGCCGGAATGGCTCTCGCCTTCGTGCATGCGTTCTTTTCCATAACGCTGAGAGCCAACCAGTCCATAACCGGATTGATGCTGGTTCTTCTCGGTCTCGGCATAACGGGATTTCTGGGGAGAAACTACATAGGGGAAGTTGCGTTCTACATCGATCCAGTAAAGATTCCCGTCTTGTCAGACATTCCTTACATCGGAGAAATTCTTTTCAGTCACGATCCGCTGGCTTATCTCGCAATAATTCTCGCAGCAATTATGTGGTTCATCCTTTTCAGGACGAGGTACGGTTTGGAGATAATTGCAGCCGGAGAGAAACCGGAGGCTGCTGACAGCATGGGTGTTAACGTTGACAGAGTGAGGTACCTGAGCACGCTTTTAGGAGGCTTTCTCGTTGGGATTGGAGGGGCGTATCTCAGCCTCGCCTACGCGAAGCTGTGGACGGAGGGGATGACCGCAGGAAGGGGATGGATCTGCTTAGCTTTAGTTATCTTCAGCGGATGGATGCCGCAGAGAGCAGTTTTTGGTGCCTACCTCTTCGGAGGTCTTGACGTGCTGTCCTTCAAGCTCCAGGCGACGGGAATAGAGGTGTCGTACCACCTCATGAAAATGGTCCCCTACGTCGTCACGATAGTAGTGCTGCTGTTCAGTGTCGTGAGAAAAAGGGCTGCCTTTGGAGCGCCTGCAGCACTTGGAATACCGTATGTCAGGGGGAGGAAAGAGTAA
- a CDS encoding sensor histidine kinase: MKQDEQEIEWYKALVDNSSEILMIIDEYGNIKYISPSVKDIAGYDSDSLIGVNTFIFAHPDEVDYIFSKLQFLLENPGVPEFIEFRALHKDGHWVEVEAMGKNLLHTPVKGIVVTMRDVSKIKKLEKELRRLAENVPFGIIVLGDGGIIYSNKEAERILGYSREDFPSLEEISSKIEGEKGSFISKMKRKDGKEIWLSVRYIETEWMGEKAYLVAFSDITENLLLQKRLESRTTLLKTINRILRHDLINDLTAALGMLEVYRDLREESLLSTVERRLNDAVKLIKRMRELEVLSEDGKELKEIRISEIVGELRGKYDIQISLQGDAVVEADDALFSVFDNLIRNAVVHGNASLVEIKCTQKDGLCEIVVEDDGSGIPEDKLQKVFERGVKFGKGGAMGLGLFLVKKLIERYGGNVRAEPSSKGARFVIQLRGRVT, translated from the coding sequence ATGAAGCAGGATGAGCAGGAGATTGAGTGGTATAAGGCATTGGTGGATAATTCGTCCGAAATACTGATGATCATCGACGAATATGGAAACATAAAGTACATTTCTCCTTCTGTGAAGGATATTGCGGGATATGACAGTGATTCGCTCATAGGAGTTAATACCTTCATTTTTGCCCATCCCGACGAGGTTGACTACATATTTTCCAAACTTCAGTTTTTGCTCGAAAACCCAGGAGTTCCAGAGTTCATCGAGTTCAGGGCTTTGCATAAAGACGGGCACTGGGTGGAAGTGGAAGCAATGGGCAAAAACCTCCTTCACACGCCAGTTAAGGGAATTGTAGTTACAATGAGGGACGTGAGCAAAATCAAAAAGCTCGAAAAAGAGCTTAGAAGGCTGGCAGAGAACGTTCCCTTTGGAATTATTGTTTTGGGTGATGGTGGGATTATATACTCCAACAAAGAGGCCGAAAGGATTCTCGGATATAGCAGGGAAGATTTTCCGTCTTTGGAGGAAATCTCATCCAAAATTGAAGGAGAGAAAGGCAGCTTCATTTCAAAGATGAAGAGAAAGGATGGTAAGGAAATCTGGCTCAGTGTGAGATACATTGAGACGGAGTGGATGGGAGAGAAAGCCTACCTTGTAGCCTTCTCAGACATAACCGAAAACCTGTTACTCCAGAAAAGGCTTGAGAGCAGAACAACACTCCTCAAAACCATCAACAGAATTCTCCGCCACGATTTGATAAACGACTTAACTGCAGCCCTTGGAATGCTTGAAGTTTACAGGGATTTAAGGGAGGAGAGCCTTCTTTCTACAGTTGAAAGAAGATTGAATGATGCTGTAAAGCTGATAAAGAGGATGAGAGAGCTTGAAGTTCTCTCTGAAGATGGAAAGGAGCTGAAGGAGATTAGAATCTCCGAAATTGTTGGGGAATTGAGGGGAAAATACGACATTCAGATATCACTTCAGGGAGATGCTGTGGTGGAGGCTGATGATGCCCTTTTCTCTGTTTTCGACAACCTGATAAGAAATGCTGTCGTCCACGGAAACGCCTCCCTTGTTGAGATTAAATGCACTCAGAAAGATGGACTTTGCGAGATAGTGGTTGAGGACGACGGCTCTGGAATTCCTGAGGACAAGCTGCAGAAGGTGTTTGAGAGAGGTGTAAAATTCGGAAAGGGTGGGGCGATGGGTCTGGGGCTGTTCTTGGTTAAAAAGCTAATTGAAAGGTATGGTGGTAATGTCAGGGCTGAGCCCTCCTCCAAGGGTGCAAGGTTCGTTATACAGCTTAGGGGTAGAGTTACTTAA
- a CDS encoding 4-hydroxyphenylacetate 3-hydroxylase family protein produces the protein MLLKPEEYIERLGEYKRDIYVLGKKIEDFVNHPNIRPTVEAMAYTYSIAEKYAPHSELVGEKVNRLNYVNQTFEDLIARYDYQRELSLKLATCNYRCTGCDAINAIYPATKALDEREGTDYHRRFLELLKEIQKKDYACTAALTDVKGDRGKRPSEQKDKYLRVVEKREDGIVVRGAKICQSGAFAADVNFVLPTQTFRPGEEEFAVVFAAMPEDEGIKYILQNTGIQAKQREGGKFEAGNKYGDRTTCMVVFDDVFIPWERVFVFEDLKAARDVVSYFAPSHRCVGAACKAGFIDSMAGAASLMLKTSGLENVSALQQKVAEMVAVSEGAFAISVGAAVKGANHNGCWLPNFQMANSGKVIGVEGFAKALMNLIDISGGIIGTSPSEFDLEMVGDFLRASEKFTAEQRLKIVKFIEFWTTSSHLVGAFHGGGSPTAALITLRFLMDLSSREEAVKNCIDF, from the coding sequence ATGCTTTTAAAGCCGGAGGAATACATAGAGAGGTTGGGTGAATACAAAAGGGATATCTACGTTCTCGGAAAGAAAATTGAGGATTTCGTAAACCATCCGAATATAAGGCCGACGGTTGAGGCAATGGCCTATACCTACAGCATAGCGGAAAAGTACGCTCCACACTCCGAGCTTGTTGGAGAGAAGGTAAACAGGCTGAACTACGTTAACCAAACTTTTGAAGACCTGATTGCGAGATATGATTATCAGAGAGAGCTAAGCCTAAAGCTTGCAACCTGCAACTACCGATGCACCGGTTGTGATGCAATTAACGCCATTTACCCGGCAACAAAGGCGCTTGACGAGAGGGAGGGAACGGACTATCACAGGAGGTTTTTGGAACTGCTCAAAGAGATCCAGAAGAAGGATTATGCCTGCACCGCCGCGCTGACGGATGTTAAGGGGGATAGGGGAAAGAGGCCCTCGGAGCAAAAGGACAAGTACCTTCGTGTGGTTGAGAAGAGAGAAGATGGGATAGTGGTCAGAGGAGCTAAGATTTGCCAGAGCGGTGCCTTTGCGGCAGACGTCAACTTCGTCTTACCAACTCAGACCTTCCGTCCAGGAGAGGAGGAATTCGCTGTCGTTTTTGCCGCCATGCCCGAGGACGAGGGGATAAAGTATATCCTTCAGAACACTGGAATTCAGGCGAAGCAGCGCGAAGGGGGAAAGTTTGAGGCAGGAAATAAGTACGGAGACAGAACAACCTGCATGGTTGTGTTTGACGACGTCTTCATACCGTGGGAAAGGGTTTTCGTTTTTGAGGACTTGAAGGCGGCGAGGGACGTGGTCAGCTACTTCGCACCCTCTCACAGGTGTGTGGGGGCAGCGTGCAAGGCAGGGTTTATCGACTCGATGGCCGGTGCAGCGAGTCTAATGCTAAAGACGAGCGGTCTTGAGAACGTTTCAGCTTTGCAGCAGAAAGTGGCTGAGATGGTTGCAGTCAGCGAGGGTGCCTTTGCAATCTCCGTCGGTGCTGCGGTGAAGGGGGCAAATCACAACGGCTGCTGGTTGCCCAACTTTCAGATGGCAAATTCCGGGAAGGTTATAGGTGTAGAGGGGTTCGCCAAAGCTCTGATGAACCTGATAGACATTTCGGGAGGGATTATAGGCACCTCTCCTTCAGAATTTGACCTTGAAATGGTTGGGGACTTCCTCCGGGCAAGCGAGAAATTTACCGCGGAGCAGAGACTTAAAATCGTGAAGTTCATCGAATTTTGGACTACTTCATCCCACCTGGTGGGAGCATTCCACGGCGGAGGCTCACCAACGGCCGCCCTCATTACCCTGCGGTTTTTGATGGACTTGAGCAGCAGAGAGGAGGCTGTCAAGAACTGCATTGACTTTTAA
- a CDS encoding ABC transporter ATP-binding protein produces the protein MRNIVKRFGSLVANDHINFEVKRGEIHGLLGENGAGKTTLMNILYGIYQPDEGEIIFEGKKVRFKSPKDAISAGIGMVHQHFMLVPRMNVLQNIVLGYRTPSDPLINHRWVEERIERLSEKYGIDVALYEVIMNLSVGEEQRVEILKALFRDVKLLILDEPTAVLTPQEVDSLFYALKSMTKSGLTIIFITHKLKEALKVTDRITVLRRGRKVGTVITSETNERELTRMMVGRDIVLDITKPPSTPGREVLRVEDLWVRDERGNYAVKGVSFSIREGEIFGIAGVSGNGQKELEEAIAGLRKVERGRIILDGKDITAKGVAEREDIAYIPEDRIGVGLAPSLSVLENLMLKDFKKYKKRFSLNFEEMEKRAMSLVEEFSVKTPSLHSPAGTLSGGNIQRLILARELSRNPRLIIASQPTRGLDVAGIDYVRRRLIEAAMRGSAVLLISEDLDEIFQLSDRIGVMYEGEIRGIVDRKNANYEKIGYLMAGGLEVAA, from the coding sequence ATGAGGAACATAGTTAAGCGATTCGGCAGCCTTGTTGCCAACGACCACATCAACTTCGAAGTAAAAAGGGGCGAGATTCACGGACTTCTGGGTGAAAACGGAGCGGGTAAAACGACTTTAATGAATATTCTCTACGGAATTTACCAGCCGGATGAGGGAGAAATAATCTTCGAGGGTAAAAAGGTGAGATTCAAAAGTCCGAAAGATGCCATCTCAGCCGGTATAGGGATGGTCCATCAGCATTTCATGCTTGTTCCGAGGATGAACGTACTTCAAAACATAGTTCTCGGTTATCGCACTCCCTCTGACCCCCTAATAAACCACAGGTGGGTTGAGGAAAGAATTGAACGTCTCTCCGAAAAGTACGGGATTGACGTGGCGCTTTACGAGGTCATTATGAACTTGAGCGTTGGAGAGGAGCAGAGGGTCGAAATTTTGAAGGCTCTCTTCCGTGACGTTAAGCTTCTCATCCTCGACGAGCCGACAGCTGTTCTCACACCTCAGGAGGTTGACAGCCTTTTTTACGCTCTGAAATCCATGACGAAGAGTGGTCTTACAATTATTTTCATAACTCACAAGCTAAAGGAGGCTCTTAAGGTCACGGACAGGATAACCGTCTTGAGAAGAGGGAGAAAGGTGGGAACTGTCATAACTTCTGAAACAAACGAAAGAGAGCTTACCAGGATGATGGTTGGTCGGGACATAGTGCTTGATATTACAAAACCGCCTTCAACGCCCGGCAGAGAAGTCCTCAGGGTCGAGGATTTGTGGGTTAGGGACGAAAGGGGAAATTACGCTGTGAAGGGTGTGAGCTTCTCAATAAGAGAGGGAGAGATTTTTGGGATTGCCGGAGTTTCGGGCAACGGACAGAAAGAGCTCGAAGAGGCTATAGCGGGACTGAGAAAGGTTGAGAGGGGCAGAATCATTCTTGACGGAAAGGATATAACAGCCAAAGGCGTGGCGGAAAGAGAGGACATAGCATACATACCCGAAGACAGGATAGGCGTCGGGTTGGCACCCTCTCTTTCCGTTCTGGAAAACCTTATGCTGAAGGACTTTAAAAAGTACAAAAAGCGCTTCTCCCTGAACTTCGAAGAAATGGAAAAGAGAGCGATGAGCCTCGTTGAGGAATTCTCTGTAAAAACTCCATCTTTGCACTCTCCGGCAGGAACGCTTTCTGGTGGAAATATCCAGAGGCTGATTCTCGCAAGAGAGCTTTCAAGAAATCCCAGATTGATCATAGCCTCCCAACCAACAAGGGGACTTGACGTTGCCGGCATAGACTACGTGAGAAGGAGGCTTATAGAGGCGGCGATGAGGGGGTCTGCAGTCCTTCTGATTTCCGAAGATCTGGATGAGATTTTCCAGCTCAGCGACAGAATAGGGGTTATGTACGAGGGTGAGATAAGGGGAATCGTGGACAGGAAAAATGCCAACTACGAGAAAATTGGTTACCTGATGGCGGGAGGTTTGGAGGTCGCAGCATGA
- the argH gene encoding argininosuccinate lyase, producing MLRESRMKKGMDPKALKLSSSIEHDKNIFLYDILVDVAHVLTLKKGGYLSEEEAKEIILALKKVKDSGFREDWPYEDVHEAIEAEVTKITPHGAKMHTGRSRNDEVATCLRMFARDHLLNLAEAILNALDVLIKKAEKSHFLMPGFTHLQYAQPTRLSHHLLAYHDMLSRDFERAIEAFRRVNKSPLGSAAFASTGYSLDRVYAARLLGFDGVVEHSEDAVASRDFVIESIFVAAEAMLSISRIAEEIVLFSSEFGFITLPDEFSSTSSIMPQKKNPDIAELLRANAGKIAGNLTSAMMIYKATPFSYNRDFQEMNPLLYESLKRTHLAVEVFASMMGKIKFNPEITERKASKGFATATELADMLVMKYGVPFRMAHRIVGRLAAKELERPTASDVNSAAKELGVEINVRDEDVLEALDVEKVVENRGNLGGTSKAEVERMIKARKSDLKDRKTLLRKLRGEVKMGLKMLYDEAKKLGVDINV from the coding sequence ATGCTGAGAGAAAGCAGGATGAAGAAAGGCATGGACCCAAAGGCTCTGAAGCTCTCCTCTTCAATCGAGCACGATAAAAATATCTTCCTGTACGATATTCTCGTTGACGTTGCCCACGTCCTGACTCTCAAGAAGGGAGGCTACTTAAGCGAAGAAGAAGCAAAGGAGATAATTTTGGCTCTGAAAAAGGTAAAGGATTCTGGATTTAGGGAAGATTGGCCCTACGAAGACGTTCACGAAGCCATTGAGGCAGAGGTGACGAAGATAACCCCTCACGGTGCAAAAATGCACACGGGAAGGAGCAGAAACGATGAGGTTGCAACCTGCCTGAGAATGTTCGCGAGAGACCACCTGCTGAATCTCGCAGAGGCAATCCTCAACGCGCTGGATGTTTTGATTAAGAAGGCCGAGAAGTCCCACTTTCTGATGCCCGGATTCACGCATCTCCAGTATGCGCAGCCAACGAGGCTGTCGCATCACCTTCTCGCTTATCACGATATGCTCTCAAGAGACTTTGAGAGGGCAATAGAGGCGTTCAGGAGAGTGAACAAATCACCTCTCGGTTCCGCTGCCTTCGCGTCCACGGGATACAGCCTTGACAGAGTCTACGCTGCAAGGTTGCTGGGATTTGACGGAGTCGTTGAGCACAGCGAGGATGCAGTGGCGTCGAGGGACTTCGTTATTGAGTCCATTTTTGTGGCGGCCGAGGCAATGCTTTCAATCAGCAGAATTGCCGAGGAAATTGTCCTGTTTTCGTCAGAATTCGGCTTCATCACCTTACCTGATGAGTTTTCGTCAACGTCCTCCATCATGCCTCAGAAAAAGAATCCTGACATTGCAGAACTTTTGAGAGCCAATGCGGGAAAAATTGCGGGGAATTTAACGTCAGCAATGATGATTTACAAGGCGACACCCTTCAGCTACAACAGGGACTTTCAGGAGATGAATCCCCTGCTCTACGAATCTCTGAAAAGAACGCACTTGGCTGTGGAGGTTTTTGCCTCAATGATGGGTAAAATAAAGTTCAACCCTGAGATTACGGAAAGAAAAGCCTCAAAGGGGTTTGCCACCGCAACCGAGCTTGCAGACATGCTCGTAATGAAGTACGGCGTTCCCTTCAGGATGGCGCATCGCATTGTTGGGAGGTTGGCTGCAAAGGAGCTGGAGAGGCCTACAGCATCCGATGTTAATTCGGCAGCTAAAGAACTTGGTGTTGAAATAAACGTCAGAGATGAAGACGTGCTTGAAGCTCTGGACGTTGAGAAGGTCGTGGAGAACAGGGGAAATCTGGGAGGGACGAGCAAGGCTGAGGTGGAGAGAATGATAAAAGCGAGGAAAAGCGATCTGAAAGACAGGAAAACTTTGTTAAGGAAGCTTAGGGGAGAGGTTAAAATGGGGCTTAAAATGCTTTACGATGAGGCCAAAAAGCTGGGGGTGGATATCAATGTCTGA